A single genomic interval of Arachis duranensis cultivar V14167 chromosome 7, aradu.V14167.gnm2.J7QH, whole genome shotgun sequence harbors:
- the LOC107458178 gene encoding uncharacterized protein LOC107458178 — protein MVEASHWWQGARRLLQQGIDPITWDAFQVEFYKKYFPNSARTAKELELLQLKQGAMSISEYTDKFKELFRFSRMCHGAPEDFEEWKCIKYEGGLRSDILSSVGPMEIRTFSELVNKSRITEECVKRRVAEEGSHREHNQGFAPRGREFNERGYIQHFPQGRNNFATSEESQRNGKGKRAAAASNVLSCQRCGSHHPNRPCRLGLGVCYKCGLPGHVSRNFQQGESQDTGRLRQ, from the coding sequence ATGGTGgaagcatcgcattggtggcaaggggctCGACGTCTCCTGCAACAGGGGATTGATCCTATCACTTGGGATGCCTTCCAGGTggaattctataagaagtactttccaaaTTCCGCCAGGacagccaaggaattggagttaCTACAGTTGAAGCAAGGTGCTATGTCCATATCTGAGTATACAGACAAATTTAAGGAGCTATTCAGGTTTTCCCGCATGTGTCATGGAGCTCCGGAAGACTTCGAGGAATGGAAAtgcattaagtatgaaggagggctTCGGAGCGACATCTtgagttcagtgggaccaatggagatccgAACTTTTTCAGAGTTAGTGAATAAGAGTAGAATtactgaagagtgtgtgaaaaggagGGTTGCAGAGGAAGGAAGTCATAGAGAGCACAACCAAGGATTCGCACCAAGGGGTCGAGAGTTTAACGAGAGAGGATACATACAACACTTTCCCCAAGGACGGAATAACTTTGCGACGAGTGAAGAGTCCCAAAGGAATGGTAAGGGAAAACGGGCAGCGGCTGCTTCTAATGTTTTGAGCTGTCAGAGGTGTGGAAGTCATCACCCAAATAGGCCATGCCGATTGGGGTTAGGTGTATGTTACAAGTGCGGGTTACCAGGGCATGTATCAAGAAATTTCCAACAAGGAGAGAGTCAGGATACGGGCCGATTGCGACAGTAA